In Canis lupus familiaris isolate Mischka breed German Shepherd chromosome 24, alternate assembly UU_Cfam_GSD_1.0, whole genome shotgun sequence, a single genomic region encodes these proteins:
- the GTSF1L gene encoding gametocyte-specific factor 1-like produces MEPEALEICPYNPHHRVPLSRFQYHLASCRRKNPKKAKKMASCKYNACHVVLIKNLEEHEAACVNRSTMEEEDSLHPLKASLPNSEQNGNAPPGPPCLPSSDVWNVDGTNCHPMFVLKTFVPQKLVCESDTRQSEREAHPPSLTTPQKTLRPREQTTSCKKEPLTS; encoded by the coding sequence ATGGAGCCAGAAGCCTTAGAAATTTGCCCTTACAACCCTCACCATCGAGTCCCGCTCAGCAGATTTCAGTACCACCTGGCATCCTGCAGGAGAAAGAACCCCAAGAAAGCCAAAAAGATGGCCAGTTGCAAATACAACGCCTGCCACGTGGTCCTCATCAAAAACCTGGAGGAGCATGAGGCTGCCTGTGTCAACAGAAGTACAATGGAGGAAGAGGACAGCTTGCACCCCCTGAAAGCTAGCCTTCCAAATTCAGAGCAGAATGGAAATGCCCCTCCAGGACCCCCCTGTCTCCCCAGTTCTGACGTCTGGAATGTCGATGGTACTAATTGCCATCCCATGTTTGTCCTTAAGACTTTTGTTCCCCAAAAGCTTGTTTGTGAAAGCGATACaagacagtcagagagagaggcccaccccccttccctgaccaccccccAGAAGACCCTCAGACCAAGAGAGCAAACCACCAGCTGCAAAAAGGAGCCACTCACCTCTTAA